A stretch of DNA from Tubulanus polymorphus chromosome 6, tnTubPoly1.2, whole genome shotgun sequence:
TGACGTGTCTTCTTTAAACTGACGATTGTGTCCGATTGTTGCAatcaagaaaaatgaaataaacaccgcatcagaaaatagaaattgtgaCCTTTCTAACGATTCATTAGTTTAGGTTTTGTGCCGAAAGAGGAATGGACGACAATTAATCGCGCCAAAGGTTTTagtttaaaaagttaaaatctGTCCAACAATACGAGACCTGTGGGACcgcctcaaaatggcgcctggtaaCTGAAAACTTCCCTATTGAAATgacagatttaattttttctcgtctagaaatattttgttaaaatCGCTCACCAATCAACATATTGATTGGCCCATTGTAACCACAAATTCGCGTTGTCTTGTTTTAGCGTAGTCTaaaaatattctttctatCAGAATGTGAAAACATTGCTTAATTTAGTGATATGCATTAAACAAGGTGTTAAGTTTATTTATTCTGCCGTTAATCGCATACTATCTCACATTGCTTTCCTATTCGCGTttaactgaaactaaaacttagAATTATTGAATCATTTAAGAAATGGATAACTATGTTGTCCATTTCAAGATTGATATTTCTGATAGTATAAGCGCATCTTCATACAAATAgatgaatattcaatgaaaaatatgtggGCTGTAAACGTCAATTACATCAATGGGTTCATTTGTAGCTATCGCTACTCTTCAGGCAAAAATAAGTGGAAATTTAATCATTCAATCTCAGAAAATGGACACCAACCATTACCTTACATATTATACTCCTTGAATACACGGCTATATAATTTGATAGTATTAACTAAGGAGATAAGTCTGTATAAAGGGACGGTCGGTTGAGGACAGAGCATGGTGATTACCCACTAAAATAGTCCATTTGACATTCAGTCTATATCCCAAGTGAAGCTTTCAGAATGGTCGCATCCAGTTTGCTAATCCACTAAAACGAGAGATCAGTGTTATTAATACGTggtttttagtttcaatacTATCAATCTTGAAACCCATTAGTAGGCACTGTTAAGACGCCCCTTTGGTCGCACATCAGTTCTTCACATCTACAAGTGTACTGAAAGCTCAATTTTTAACACTCGCCTATTATACTGTACTAACTACTCGAATACCGTTTTATCCGTAACGTCTTTCTCATCATATTGGAGCCCCATAGTCCCGTCGTTTATTTCGGTAGAGCCAGACTTTAAGCGTATGAATTGTCCCATTTTCACTTGTGGCCAGGATTCGCGATGGGGATCCATTCTTCGAGCGTGATTTGAATGTAAACTTACCTAACACTTTAAATCAATGACATCAACACGTGTTGACGCATTAACAAACATAGCAGGGGGGCCTGGCATTCTCAATTAGAGGTAATCACCGCAATGACTTGGGAATGCTTTACTATATTGCTGTCATAACCATGCTATTTCCGTGATTGTTTCAGTTGTTAAGCCCACGTCATAAAACTATGCACTCTCGATTCAACTGCTTGGAATTTTGAGTTGAACATGGATTTTTACATCCGAAGAATTCAGAAAATAGATTACGGCTTGTGCCCTCCCAATTCATGACgctttaaaaaaatgaaatgttcatACGTGGAAACTATAATGTAACAGTTATTGATTAAGTGAAGACCAGAAAACAGATCTGGTTGTCTGGAGTTCATATGTTCAGAAAAAATACTACTTTATTACAAAACATATCGAATGGATAGATATGCGTCGTATTGGCCGTTGAATGGCGGTCAATCttaacattttataaaaagTCATTTGCAATAACTGAACTTGAAATACTAGCACTAACGGCTAAGCAAAGGATAACGTCACGTGCACAGTGTCTATAGGCCTCAGTATTCTCAGGATTCATATAGCTCTATgttaaaaatcatattttgaaagaaGCAGAGTTACATGGAATGTTGACAATCATCTGATCTATTTCACAATCTATTCAACAATAGTAATCATTTCGCATATATAAAAAGGAACTTGCACTGGGTGCATAGTCGAGACATGAGTCCAAAAAGTGCTCTTCAATCCATTGGTCATGTTATATTAGCTATAGATAGTCTTGACTAGCAATGACtatatggaaccggcccccgGAGAAGGGGGTTGTTGCAATGACATGCAAGTCATAACACGAACCCATGAAATGACAGCGGATGCGAGTACGATAATTTATTCATCTTCAGTAGACAGctctaaaaaatccaatttaataaaatctaaaaatatacgtCTGTATGGAATGCATTTCAATTAACTTGAATTAGACAAAATCTTCATGCGCCGAAATAAATTTATTCTCATCTACCTCATCTAAATCTAACGAATATCAGAATGGGAAAATGTTGATGTCATCTGGTGGGTTAAACCACTGGGGCAGGGTATTTCAATACTGCGCGAGTTATTGAGAAAATATCTTCTGATCACGTGTGCGAGCGTGGGCGCACAAACTGTACACGTCACAGCAAGCGAAGCGTGGATTTGAAGTATACGCAATGCAACTTAGAAGCAGCGACACTCACCTCACTCTAATGGGAAAACGACAGAAGTGACTCTCACATCAGACCAATCGGAGATATATGCGGGCAGGTTCGTTTCAAGCAAGAAAGCCAACTTACAAACATATTAGGTAAGGAATAACATTTTTCGAATATtcgaaaaattcattcattcattcaagaTAATTTAGCATAACCTGGATTATCTAAAACTAGACTTTAGGGGATATTTCTAAAACCTGCATTAATTTAGAGTATTTTTCGTATGGATATGTTAAACAGATTTTGCGTTACGAAGCTCGACTTCTTACAATATCATACGTAATAGAAACGATATGTGGgaatttttctttcaatagCAATACTTTTCATGATTATATCCGTATTTGTTATCCTGGGATACGATGGTAAATCACAAACATCTTCTAGGCcagaacaatatttttatatgCATGAGCTAGTTCCAGTGGACattgaattcaaaagattttgtTGCTTGTCTACAAATGTTTGAATGATTTAGCAAAACTATTTCTAAAAGAACTCCATGACTTTCCATGTGCCAGATGTCGCTTTTGCCCAGTAAAGACACAAGTCGTCCAGTGTCGTCCGTATTAAAACCAAtttaaaaacttactttttcgAAAGAACATATacttcaaaaattttcttttttacttgTATCTGTTTACTAATCCTATTGTTTTACTAGAAGCTAACTTATATGTATTAATTgtgtttttttgtttgtttagcGCACATACTAGTATTATCTACGCGCTATCATAAGAAacaaattaatgtcataattATCGTTGAACGATAGCTCGCGATGTATCATATTTTCTGACATAGCCAAAACTCGATCATTCACCAACTTGATAATGACTTACGTATGgaaattgttttcaatttgGTCATACCttgaaaacgaaaatattttataagtGGCATtctaataaaaagattaagaGAGTTCGCTACCTAGAAAGAAGTTTGTTGTACCAGTAATCAATTGTTGCGTGTATAATAATTGTGTGCtcaaatattttgttacataTTTCATCTCATGTCACACGAGTCCAATAGCATTAGTATCTAACAAACAATAGCAAAAGCAACGTCTAGTGTACCTGATATCCTTTTCTTTTGTGaagatttcaatgaaaaaagacaatgCTTTCGTAACAAAATAAGCgccattttgttgttgtttggtGTCCTCCCAGTTGCAAAAAACCGTGAATTATGATCGTTTGATCATCTTCGTCGTATTAGTATGTACAGGGCCTATTTCGAACCCAATCCATTTCTTCAATTCAagaattcttctatttctagagcaattcatatttgaaaaaaaacactaaatataaaaatgttataaatataaaaatcatttttgaattACCAGTACTGAACCAATTTGTACAGCGTCTTAACTCACGATATCTAAACCTGACCGAATAAGGGGATCTGCatacaatttcttttttcaaacacCGAAGTTGAAGACTATTTTTCGAAAGAAGCGCGGTTTATTCCGCACCGATAGTTTATTTCAGCCCTGTCTAAATGATTATTCATAGATTTGTAGCTCAAAATCATTTGTAAATTTGAATTGCCGAAAAACCATCGGTTAAAAGGTGTTCTATACCTGGAATCGTTATGAGTATTAAATCTAACCACATTTCGTTCTGCAAAGCTGAAGCTTGAGCAATAGGGGCACCACGTGCATTCTTCACATTGCGTAAGATTATACGTTAGATACGAAGCCGTCAAGTTCTGCGCTTTGCCAAGTTGAGCTCACCTCTCGTGTTTGCATCCATGTGACGCGCTTCGTGCAACTCTGAAATAGAAGTAACTAATAGATGAAATAATGTTTGATATACTGATTATGTTATAAcgggattacaaattttatgaatattttaccataCTAAGAAAAAATACGATATCTCGATAGAAAGAAATAGATTACTTAATTTGTAACTACGTAATTTGTGCAGTGATTTGATGATGCTTTTCAAAGTGATATTTCTGAATTCTTGTTCGGCTTACGTTGAAAGACTTACGGTTTGTCAATAAAGTTTGTCAATAAAGCAGCTATTATTTTCTTGaatgataaattatcaaaaccCGTGCACGTAGAATATAACATCGTATATACATACACTGTGTATAAGATGCtggtaaataaataatttgagaaaaaaaattatcctGTGTCTAAAACCGGGATCTAAAATGATAACAAGTTTAACTAGAATTGTGCGTTTTGGgattaataacatttcttCGATTATAGGTAATCAAATGATGGAGAAATATCTTGTGACACTGGTCTGTGTATTGTTCGCAACGTTAACCGCAAGTATCTGTGGTCATAATCTCCCGGGTCCACCCGAAAGGCCACAGGTATTCACATCACCAGAGGCGCTTAGAGATTACCTTCGGcagttgaatgaatattttgcagtagTAGGTAGGCCGCGGTAAGTAAAACTGATATCTAATAGCCCTGTACGTATATTGACAGAGGTACtggtataaatataaaaagacaGGAATAGAACGCGACATCCATGGTCATCATTTCATTAGTTTGACAgctttagaaatatttcaaccGTGTGAATCTCCCATTATCGGTGATAAAAAatcctttttttcaaatttgctgCAATGCGATATGGGAGCAATGTTTAAGAAAAATTGTCGCCAGCTTTTAAAGAACACGTGCAAAAATTCAGGTTACTCAAATATGTTTGttatttctataactaattttccaaaaatctAAACATAAGGCCTACAGaaactgtgcgcataaacgccCTACCTTTCAAGTGAAATTTaagattttaagatatcttgcctcGTTTTCATTCCATGGCAATTTAAGCGCAGCGCATCGATCGTCATTCCGAGTTTCAACGCCGTTTTCTCTGCGTGTGTTTCGGTAGATGGGTGTTACTCCGggcaaaagtaccctaacaaaattgCGGCTCTAAAATGGTACCTTATTTACGCCGTAGATTGACTAGCCCGTCGAATTCTGTGCTATCTGCAATCGCCGTCAAAAACAGAACGGCAACCAGACTAGGTTtaagaacaaaaaaaaagGCTGAGACcgacatttttcttttcaatggTAAACTCAGGGACCAAATGGCCGGAACCCATGCATCTTTCTGTTTTATGGCGCcg
This window harbors:
- the LOC141907408 gene encoding pro-neuropeptide Y-like isoform X3, whose product is MIISVFVILGYDGNQMMEKYLVTLVCVLFATLTASICGHNLPGPPERPQVFTSPEALRDYLRQLNEYFAVVGRPRFGRSIQKRHPFITKVGIPSSESTLYA
- the LOC141907408 gene encoding pro-neuropeptide Y-like isoform X2, which gives rise to MMEKYLVTLVCVLFATLTASICGHNLPGPPERPQVFTSPEALRDYLRQLNEYFAVVGRPRFGRSIQKRHPFITKVGIPSSESTLYDDDDEYYRHLSFDPIY
- the LOC141907408 gene encoding pro-neuropeptide Y-like isoform X1, with translation MIISVFVILGYDGNQMMEKYLVTLVCVLFATLTASICGHNLPGPPERPQVFTSPEALRDYLRQLNEYFAVVGRPRFGRSIQKRHPFITKVGIPSSESTLYDDDDEYYRHLSFDPIY
- the LOC141907408 gene encoding pro-neuropeptide Y-like isoform X4, with product MIISVFVILGYDGNQMMEKYLVTLVCVLFATLTASICGHNLPGPPERPQVFTSPEALRDYLRQLNEYFAVVGRPRFGRSIQKRHPFITKVGIPSSESTLYE